Part of the Candidatus Effluviviaceae Genus V sp. genome is shown below.
GAACTGGGGGCCTTTCACCACGTCAGGAAGGACGCTCGTCCCGGGGAGATACAGGTCGTGGTCGATGCGGCCCTGAGGCAGCGCCGGCTTCTCATCGGTGAGAGAACATCGAGGAGGGAGGCGGACAGGCGTTGGGGCGAGTTCATCTACGCCAGCGAGACCATGGAGCGCGTGTTCTCCACCCTCGAACGCATTGCCGCGTCCGACCAGTCCGTGCTGATCACCGGGGAGACGGGCGTCGGCAAGGGACTCCTGGCCCGCGAGATCCACCGACGGAGCTCCCGTGCCGCGGGCCCCTTTGCCGTCGTCGAGTGCGCGTCGCTGCCCGACACGATCGTTGAGAACGAGCTCTTCGGACATGAGAAGGGCGCCTATACCGGGGCGGTCTCCCAGCAGATCGGGAGCTGTGAGGCGGCAGACGGAGGAACGCTCTTCCTCGACGAGATAGGCGACATGCCGCTGGTGTCGCAGGCGAAGCTCCTGAGGCTGGCCGACGAGGGTCGCTTCAAGCGCCTCGGCGGACGACACGAGCGCTTCGCCGACATCAGGATCATCGCGGCCACGAATCACGATCTGGCATCCGAGGCCGAGAACGGCCGCTTTCGGAAGGACCTCTTCTACAGACTGAACACGTTTCACATCGACATTCCCCCGCTCAGGGAGCGGCGGGAGGACATCGTCCCGCTCGCACAGCACTTCGCGGCCGAGTTCGTCCAGGGCTCACGACGGGGGTTCTCGCTGTCGCCGGCTGCCGAGCTCTATCTCCAGTCCCAGCGTTGGGACGGCAATGTCAGAGAGCTCAAGCATACGATAGAGCGCGCCTGCGTGCTCGCGGACGACAGGCACCTGAACCCGCGCGATCTCGCTGTTCCGGCAGGTCCCGAGGTCACGTTGCCGGTGAGCTACGAGTCGGAGAGGGCGCGCGTGGTTCTCGATCTGAAGAAGACCCTTGTGAGAACCTCGCTGGCTCGGAACGGCGGGAACATCACGAGAGCGGCCGAGGACATCGGCGTGACGCGGCAGACGTTTCACGAGTTCCTGAAGGAGACGGGGATTGCTGCGATGAGAAGCGAGGGCGCCGCGCTGGACGGAAGCTGAATCCTCCGAGGACCGGGGGCGCCCTCGTCACGAACACCACGCACACCTCGGTCCTCGGCTACATGGTTCAGTACGAGGGTGGGCACTGCGCTGTGTGTCCACACGCCGCTGAACCGCAGGACGAGTGCATCTGCTTCGAGCACGAGCTTCAGGAGGGGAATGCGTGCCTGAGCTTCTGGTACAGTGGTAGCTGGTGATTCGTTCGCGACTGCTCTGACCTCACGGCTTTCGAAAGGGAGGAACTCCTCATCGGGTTCTTCTGGGGCTCGGACGGGACGGGGGAACGTGGCGTAGGGGTTCAGAACTGCCCGGAGCATCACTCAGAGGCGTCTGCGGACGAGCTTGCGCACCTCATCGGCCACCCAGATCGAACTCGACACCAGGACAATACGCAGCCAGTCTCCGCCCGTCAGCTGGGTCGTGTTGAAGAGCTGCTGTCCCAGCGGCGTGTGGACCACGAGAATCTGCAGCACGATCGCAACACCCAGCCCCACAAGCAGCCAGCGGTTCCTCAGAGGCCCGACGGTGAAAACGGACTGCGACTGCGATCGGGCGTTCATGGCCTGGAACCACTGGAAGGCCGCGAGCGTCGTGAAGGCGACCGTGCGGGCGCTCGCCAGGTCGCCGTTCCGGCTCTGCCAGAGGAACAGTCCCAGCGTGCCCGCGGCCATGATCGGCGTGAGCATCGCCATGCGCCGGACCATCGGCCCGTTGATGACGGACTCCTCGGGGTCGCGCGGAGGTTCCTTGAGGACGTTCGAGTGCCGCGGCTCCACCCCGAGCGGGACCGTGCAGGCCCCGTCGGTGACCAGGTTGACCC
Proteins encoded:
- a CDS encoding response regulator is translated as MSRNYDRRMRLLLVDDSIPFLETAEAILSGEFDVACVSDFDRVLDACADEEPDAVLLDLYYDGAPRGFEILTELLAEYPFLPVIMWTESESMEDELRSQELGAFHHVRKDARPGEIQVVVDAALRQRRLLIGERTSRREADRRWGEFIYASETMERVFSTLERIAASDQSVLITGETGVGKGLLAREIHRRSSRAAGPFAVVECASLPDTIVENELFGHEKGAYTGAVSQQIGSCEAADGGTLFLDEIGDMPLVSQAKLLRLADEGRFKRLGGRHERFADIRIIAATNHDLASEAENGRFRKDLFYRLNTFHIDIPPLRERREDIVPLAQHFAAEFVQGSRRGFSLSPAAELYLQSQRWDGNVRELKHTIERACVLADDRHLNPRDLAVPAGPEVTLPVSYESERARVVLDLKKTLVRTSLARNGGNITRAAEDIGVTRQTFHEFLKETGIAAMRSEGAALDGS